From one Microlunatus sp. Gsoil 973 genomic stretch:
- a CDS encoding DUF817 domain-containing protein: MTGPVGLQPNRLEQPNRALTGVEQRIEAAARRLITRLPDRRGSRWLVEFLVFGAKQAWACVFGVAMLLVLLAAKLWYPEGAWLARNDAVTLAAVIIQTIMITTKLETWRELRVVLIFHVVGTGMELFKTSIGSWSYSAGGFLHLGAVPLYSGFMYAAVGSYMVRVHRLFDLRFTRYPPLWLSAAVAAACYLNFFTHHFILDLRWLLIAAVLLVFGRSMMYFRVFGRQLRMPLPLAFGLVATFIWFAENIATWAGAWFYPDQLAGWQPVGPTKLAAWFLLMIISVVLVTWVYPPVPPDLVPDNLSWGRSSAPARQRRQRTRNRVRE; encoded by the coding sequence GTGACCGGGCCCGTTGGTTTGCAACCGAACCGCCTTGAACAACCGAATCGGGCACTCACCGGTGTCGAACAACGCATCGAAGCGGCAGCCCGCCGGCTGATCACCCGACTGCCGGACCGGCGGGGCAGCCGCTGGCTGGTCGAGTTCCTGGTTTTCGGCGCCAAGCAGGCATGGGCGTGTGTCTTCGGCGTGGCCATGCTGCTGGTGCTGCTGGCCGCCAAACTCTGGTATCCCGAGGGCGCCTGGCTGGCGCGCAACGATGCCGTCACCCTGGCAGCGGTGATCATCCAGACGATCATGATCACCACGAAGTTGGAGACCTGGCGTGAGCTCCGGGTGGTGTTGATCTTCCACGTCGTCGGTACCGGGATGGAACTCTTCAAGACCTCGATCGGGTCCTGGAGCTATTCCGCCGGCGGCTTCCTGCACCTCGGTGCGGTGCCGCTCTACAGCGGCTTCATGTACGCGGCGGTGGGCTCATACATGGTGCGCGTCCACCGGCTTTTCGATCTCCGGTTCACCCGCTACCCGCCGTTGTGGCTTTCGGCCGCCGTGGCCGCGGCGTGCTATCTGAACTTCTTCACCCACCATTTCATCCTCGATCTCCGCTGGCTGCTGATCGCGGCCGTTCTGCTCGTCTTCGGGCGGAGCATGATGTACTTCCGGGTCTTCGGCCGGCAGTTGCGGATGCCGCTGCCCTTGGCCTTCGGGTTGGTGGCGACGTTCATCTGGTTCGCCGAGAACATCGCCACCTGGGCGGGTGCCTGGTTCTATCCAGATCAGCTGGCGGGCTGGCAGCCGGTCGGTCCGACCAAACTCGCCGCCTGGTTCCTGCTGATGATCATCTCAGTGGTGCTGGTCACCTGGGTCTACCCGCCGGTGCCGCCGGACCTTGTCCCGGACAACCTCAGCTGGGGGCGCTCGTCTGCACCAGCGCGACAGCGCCGGCAACGCACGCGTAACCGCGTCCGGGAGTGA